The proteins below come from a single Thermodesulfobacteriota bacterium genomic window:
- a CDS encoding 6-phosphofructokinase: MMKGKGKREPTIAILTGGGDVPGLNPCIKTVVYRSHIEGIRVIGIRRGWAGILEYNPDDPDTSHKCFHVLKPPEVRTIDRSGGTYLHTSRTNPSAVREKDIPVFLKKEFKKGTRDFTSHVLKNLEHLKIDAIIPIGGDDTLSFAERLHREGFPVIAIPKTMDNDVFGTDYCIGFSTAVTRSVTFIHALRTSTGSHERIAVIELFGRYSGETSLISAYLAGVERAIISEVPFDPKRLAKLIMKDKRANPKNYAMITISEGSKMVGGNMIVSGESDAYGHKRLGGIGEETGAVLKELTGEDVLNQRLSYLMRSGVPDSLDLMVAVNFANMTIDLFLKGVFGRLVALNSGIYTDIPLSTITKGQKRVDIREFYDVEEYKPKIRHVGGKPMFLY; the protein is encoded by the coding sequence ATGATGAAAGGTAAAGGCAAGAGAGAACCTACAATAGCCATACTTACAGGCGGTGGAGATGTACCCGGTCTGAATCCATGTATTAAGACTGTGGTTTATAGGTCACATATCGAAGGAATTAGGGTAATAGGGATCAGAAGAGGTTGGGCTGGCATCTTAGAGTATAATCCTGATGATCCTGATACAAGCCACAAGTGTTTCCATGTTTTGAAACCACCAGAGGTCAGGACCATCGACCGCTCGGGAGGGACATATTTACACACATCCCGAACTAATCCCAGTGCTGTCAGAGAAAAGGATATCCCCGTCTTTTTGAAGAAAGAATTCAAAAAAGGAACAAGGGATTTTACATCCCATGTCTTAAAAAATCTGGAGCATCTAAAAATCGATGCTATCATTCCCATAGGAGGCGATGATACCCTCAGTTTTGCAGAAAGGCTACACCGGGAAGGATTCCCTGTAATTGCCATCCCCAAAACAATGGACAATGATGTCTTTGGGACAGACTACTGTATAGGGTTCTCAACGGCAGTCACCAGAAGCGTGACCTTTATACATGCTCTCAGAACCTCTACCGGCTCTCATGAAAGGATTGCCGTCATTGAGCTGTTCGGAAGATACTCTGGTGAAACATCCCTGATATCGGCGTATCTGGCAGGTGTGGAGCGTGCCATTATATCTGAGGTTCCATTTGACCCTAAAAGACTGGCAAAGCTGATCATGAAAGATAAAAGGGCTAACCCCAAAAATTATGCCATGATCACGATTTCCGAAGGGTCAAAGATGGTGGGGGGCAACATGATTGTTTCAGGAGAGTCAGATGCCTATGGCCACAAGAGATTGGGAGGAATAGGGGAAGAAACCGGAGCTGTACTAAAGGAACTTACCGGAGAGGACGTGCTCAATCAAAGGCTCTCCTATTTAATGAGAAGCGGTGTTCCTGATTCTCTGGATTTGATGGTGGCAGTTAATTTTGCCAATATGACTATCGATCTTTTTCTAAAAGGTGTCTTTGGACGCCTTGTTGCACTCAACAGTGGGATATACACAGATATTCCCCTAAGTACCATAACTAAGGGTCAAAAAAGGGTTGATATCAGAGAATTCTATGACGTGGAGGAGTACAAACCCAAGATCCGCCATGTTGGCGGTAAGCCGATGTTTTTGTATTAA